From Stenotrophomonas sp. SAU14A_NAIMI4_8:
CGCCTTCCACGCTGGCAATGACCAGGCTGGCCAGAGCCGCGGCCTGTTCCGGCGCATGACCATCGCTGATGAAGGCCTGGGCCAGGTGCCCCTGCCAGCGCGCGAACACCTCGGCCGCCGCCGCGCGCGGCTGGCTGGCAACCGCCTCCACGGGCTCTTCCACGGCCGCGGCAAGTACCGGGCAGCCGGCCCGGAACTGCGAGCGCAGCAGGCGCTCGCGCCACATCGCCAGGAATCGTTCCAGACCAGGCACGGCGCCATCGCGCAGCAGTTCCAGTAGCAGGGCTTCCACCTTGTCGCCGGCCAGCGTCGTGGCCTTGGCCAGCAGTTCCTGCTTGCCGCCGGGGAAGTGGTGGTAGGTCGACCCCAGCGGGGCTTCGGCCAGCTTGGTGACCTCGCGGATGCTGGTGGCATTGAGGCCCACCCGCGCCAGCATCTGGGCCGCCGCATCGATGACACGCTGGGGGGCATCGCTCGCGCGTGGGCTCATGCTGGGCTCCTTGCTAGGACAGTCGTCATAGATTAGCGTAACGCCCGTTCTATAACAGTCGTCATAGCCATGAATCTCTGGTTCCGCCTGCTCCACCTGCTGCTGTGCAGCCTCTTCCGCCCGCGCCTGGATGCCCCGTTCGGGGTGTCACGCCTGCAGTTCCGCGTGCTGCCCAACGACCTGGACAGCAACCTGCACATGACCAACGGCCGCTACTGGAACATCTATGATCTGGGCCGGCTGGACCTGATCCTGCGCATGGGCCTGGGCAAGGTGGCGCTGCGCGAGAAATGGGCGCCCATCGTCGGCGCCGGCACCATCCAGTTCCGCCGCGAACTGCGCCCGTTCCAGCGCTACACCCTGGAAACCCGACTTGCCGGCTGGGTGGGCACGCGGGTGATCATGGAACAACGCGTACTGATCGGGCCGGAACAGAAAATCGCCACGCGGGCGTTGCTGGTCACCGGCATCTACGACCGGCGCGCGCGTGCCTTCGTCGGCATGGAACGGATGATGGAGGCCATTGGCAGCACTACGCCGCCCTCGCCGCCACTGAGTGCAGCGGCCGAAGCGCTGCTGGCGGCAGATGCGGCGTTGAAGCGCGACGACGGCTGAGCAGCGCCGCTCAGACCTGCGGCATGTTCTTGGTGACGCAGTGGATGCCGCCGCCACCGCCAGCAATCGCATCGATATCCACCTGCTCGATGGTGCGACCGGGATACAGGTCCTGCAGCAGTTCACGGCAGTAGCCATCGGCCTTCGCATCGCCAAACTGCGGTGCGATCACCGCACCATTGATCGGCAGGTAATTGATGTAGCCCCGGGCCAGATCATCATTGTCACGGGTATGCACGTTGTCGCGCCCACCCAGCGGCGGCGGCAGCGTATGCACCTGCAGCCTGCGACCGTCGGCATCGGTTGCTGCGCGCAGGATACGCAGATGCTCGCGGGTCAGGTCGTAATCGTAGGATTCCGGATCGTTGTCCAGGTTGGCGATCACCACGCCCGGGCGCACGAAGCGCGCATAGAAATCCACGTGTGCATCGGTGATGTCTTCACCGGCAATGCCCGGCAGCCAGATGACCTTGCGCAGGCCGAGATGGTGTTTCAGTTCGGCTTCGATATCGGCACGCGACCAGCCCGGATTTCGGTTGCGGTTCACCCAGCAGCTTTCGGTGAGGATGGCCGTGCCATGCCCATCGACCTCGATGCCACCGCCCTCGCCCACCAGATCGCTTTCCAGCAGGGTGGCACCGGTGGCCTGTGCCAGCCAGCGCGCCACGGCGCCATCGTTGCGCGCGGATTGCTTGCCACCCCAGCCATTGAAGTTGAAGTCGACCAGGCCCAGCCCACCGCGGTGGTCGGTAACGAAGCAGCCGCCGTAGTCGCGCACCCAGATGTCATCCAGCGCAACGTCGAGGAACTCTATGTTGTCGCGGCCACAGCGCGCCCGCGCCAACGGCAGATCTGCCGGCCGGCACAGCACGCTGACCGGCTGGTAGCGCGCGATGGTGCGTGCCAGGCGGGCAATGGCCTCGTTCACGGCACCGGCCTGCGCCCCCCAGACCCGCGGCTGCGCCGCGAAGGCCAGGAACACCCGTTCCTGCGGGGCGTGCTCGTCGGGCATGCGCCAGCCAGGCACAGTCGATGCCTGCACACGCGTGGCCGTGCCGCCCAGGCCCAGTGCCGCGACGGCGCCCAGACCGGCAGCAGTGGCCAGTTGGTTCAGAAAGTAGCGACGGGTATTCATGGCGGGATCCGACAGGGGCGCAAGGGATGAAATGCATGCTGCGCTTGCCCACTGTTAAGCACAAACGATAAATTTACCCAACTTCTGATCACTTCTACTTATCTGAAATGCTCAAGCACTGGCCCTCACTCACGGCCCTGCGTGGTTTCGAGGCGGCTGCCCGGCTGGGCAGTTTCCATCGTGCCGCTGAAGCGCTGCACCTGAGCCAATCGGCCATCAGCCAGCAGATCCGAGGCCTGGAGGAGTCCCTGCAGCAGCCGCTGTTCTTCCGCCAGGGGCGCAGCGTGACGCTCACCGATGCCGGCGTTGATCTGCTGGAAACCACCCAGGCCCTGCTGCGGCAACTGGCCAGTGGCATCCGTCGCCTCGATCAGTACCGCAAGCCCAACCAGTTGATCGTGAACACCACGCCCGCCTTTGCCCGCCATTGGCTGGTCCCCAGGCTGGCGGCCTTCGCCGAGCGCTTTCCCGAAGCCGACCTGTGGCTGCTGACCAGCGAAGACCCGCCGGACATGACCACCCAGACCGTGGACATCGCGGTGCGCGACGATCTGCAGGCACAGGCCGAGTGCCAGTTCCGCGTGCTGCTGCAGGACCAGTTGTATCCCGCCTGCCATCCGGATCTGCTGTCACGCCCCAGCGCACAGCGCTTGACCCTGCATGGCGAGCGCGAAATGGACTGGAGCCAATGGCAGGTACAGGGTGGCGCCGACGTTGGCCAGCGCAGCGAAGGCATGAATTTTTCCGAGCCCGGGCAGTTGCTGGATGCCGCCTGCCAGGGCCTGGGCATTGCCCTGGTCAGCGAGCTGCTGTCGGCCACCGCCCGCGAACGCGGCCTGCTGCATCCGCTCGCCACAGCGCGGGTACGTGGCCCGCAGTGGAGTTGGCTGGTCCACGACGACAGCGCGGAAGACCCTCTGGTACAAGGTTTTTGCCAGTGGCTGTGCGCTGCGCTGGCCGACCGCGATGGCCACGCTGCCTGAGCAGCGCGCGCTCTAGCGGCGCGGCTTCTGTGCCAATGCGCGCGCAATAGCGGCCTCAGCCAACGGCGCCATCAGCGCATAACCCTTCGCGGTGGGGTGCACGCCGTCGGCGGCCAGGGCCGGATCCAGGCCACCGGCTGCATTGGCCATGACCTTGTAATAGTCCAGGTACACGAGCCCCTGCGCGTGGGCGTACTGTTTGAGCGCGGCGTTCAGGGCGCGCACCTTCGGCGCAGGTTCGATGCCCGGCATCCACGGGTACTCGCTCACCGGCAGTACCGACGCCACCACCACGCGTATGCCGTGCACGCGCGCCAGCTCGACCATCGCGTGCAGGTTGTCTTCGATCATCGCCTGCGTGCTGGCACCGGTGTTGCCGGCGATATCGTTGGTACCGGCAAGGATGACCACCACGTCCGGCTGCAGCGCGATGACATCCTGGCCGAAGCGCAGCAGCATCTGCGGCGTGGTCTGCCCGCTGATACCGCGGTTGAGATAGCCCTTGCCGGGGAAGAACGCCGCAGGATCCTTTTCGCCCCACCCCTGGGTAATGGAATCGCCGAAGAACAGCACGCGCGGCACGCCGGCCTGCTTGGCGGGCACGCGCGCATTGGCTTCACGGTAGCGGCCCAGATCGGGCCAGTCGGAAAGGCGCTGCTGCATGTAGCGCACCTCATCCGGGCGGAGCTGGTCCACGGGCTTCACCAGCAAAGGATTGATCGCCACGGGCGGCCGCGCCTGAGCGCAGGTGGCGCTCATTGCGAGGGCCACTGCGGTGGCGCAGCATCGGGTAAGTAGAAAGTGGCTCATTGTTGTTCCTGGAGACTCTGGCTGCCGTTTGCCTGTTGCACGGTGAGGCCGGCACGGTCGGGGGGCGGCTCATCCACGCATGGCGTGGATCTACCGGTGGTTCATCCTCACAGGGCATCGATCAGCGGGGGCCGTGGGAGGGCGGAACATCCTGCGCGCCCCACTGCTCGTTCTTGGTGCTACCCAGCTCGAAGTCCAGGGTGCCGCCGCGCTGTACGAAACTGGCCGGCAGCCAGCTTGCGTTGCTGGCCCTGCCGTCCACCCGCAGCGACTGCACGTACGGCGCATCCATCGCTGCGCCGCGTGCACGCACCACGATCTTCGCACCCGGGCGGGTGATCACCGCTTCGGTGAACAATGGGCTGCCGATCACCAGGTCCGCGCGACCCGGGTACACCGGGTACAGGCCCAGCGCCGACCACACGTACCACGACGACATCTGGCCAAGGTCATCGTTGCCGGGCATGCCCTCGGGCGTGTTGGTCCAGATCTGGCGCATCGCCTGCCGCACGGTTTCCTGGGTCTTCCACGGCTGGCCGAGGAAGTTGTACAGCCACGGCGCGGCGATGGATGGTTCGTTGTCCAGTTCGGCGTGCAGCGGGCCGGACTTGGTCACCGCCCATGTACCGTCGGGCTTGCGGAAGAACGCATCGAGCCGCGCGATGCTGGCCTCGCGCCCACCCAATGCTGCGAACAGCCCGGCGGGATCGAACGGCACCATCCACAGGTACTGCGCACCGCTGCCTTCGACAAAACCTTCGTCGGCGGCCGGGTCGAACGCCGGCCAGCTGCCATCTGCGTTGCGCGGCTGGATGTAGCCCTGCTGCGCGGTGGCCTTCGGGTTGTACAGATTGCGCCACCAACCGGAGCGCTCACGGAACTGGCGCGCCCCCTGCACATCGCCGGCCG
This genomic window contains:
- a CDS encoding TetR/AcrR family transcriptional regulator, with product MSPRASDAPQRVIDAAAQMLARVGLNATSIREVTKLAEAPLGSTYHHFPGGKQELLAKATTLAGDKVEALLLELLRDGAVPGLERFLAMWRERLLRSQFRAGCPVLAAAVEEPVEAVASQPRAAAAEVFARWQGHLAQAFISDGHAPEQAAALASLVIASVEGAVAMSRALQDIAPFDQVAAQLLKAARVG
- a CDS encoding thioesterase family protein; amino-acid sequence: MNLWFRLLHLLLCSLFRPRLDAPFGVSRLQFRVLPNDLDSNLHMTNGRYWNIYDLGRLDLILRMGLGKVALREKWAPIVGAGTIQFRRELRPFQRYTLETRLAGWVGTRVIMEQRVLIGPEQKIATRALLVTGIYDRRARAFVGMERMMEAIGSTTPPSPPLSAAAEALLAADAALKRDDG
- a CDS encoding agmatine deiminase family protein, coding for MNTRRYFLNQLATAAGLGAVAALGLGGTATRVQASTVPGWRMPDEHAPQERVFLAFAAQPRVWGAQAGAVNEAIARLARTIARYQPVSVLCRPADLPLARARCGRDNIEFLDVALDDIWVRDYGGCFVTDHRGGLGLVDFNFNGWGGKQSARNDGAVARWLAQATGATLLESDLVGEGGGIEVDGHGTAILTESCWVNRNRNPGWSRADIEAELKHHLGLRKVIWLPGIAGEDITDAHVDFYARFVRPGVVIANLDNDPESYDYDLTREHLRILRAATDADGRRLQVHTLPPPLGGRDNVHTRDNDDLARGYINYLPINGAVIAPQFGDAKADGYCRELLQDLYPGRTIEQVDIDAIAGGGGGIHCVTKNMPQV
- a CDS encoding LysR family transcriptional regulator produces the protein MLKHWPSLTALRGFEAAARLGSFHRAAEALHLSQSAISQQIRGLEESLQQPLFFRQGRSVTLTDAGVDLLETTQALLRQLASGIRRLDQYRKPNQLIVNTTPAFARHWLVPRLAAFAERFPEADLWLLTSEDPPDMTTQTVDIAVRDDLQAQAECQFRVLLQDQLYPACHPDLLSRPSAQRLTLHGEREMDWSQWQVQGGADVGQRSEGMNFSEPGQLLDAACQGLGIALVSELLSATARERGLLHPLATARVRGPQWSWLVHDDSAEDPLVQGFCQWLCAALADRDGHAA
- a CDS encoding SGNH/GDSL hydrolase family protein; amino-acid sequence: MSATCAQARPPVAINPLLVKPVDQLRPDEVRYMQQRLSDWPDLGRYREANARVPAKQAGVPRVLFFGDSITQGWGEKDPAAFFPGKGYLNRGISGQTTPQMLLRFGQDVIALQPDVVVILAGTNDIAGNTGASTQAMIEDNLHAMVELARVHGIRVVVASVLPVSEYPWMPGIEPAPKVRALNAALKQYAHAQGLVYLDYYKVMANAAGGLDPALAADGVHPTAKGYALMAPLAEAAIARALAQKPRR